The Daucus carota subsp. sativus chromosome 9, DH1 v3.0, whole genome shotgun sequence genome window below encodes:
- the LOC108201529 gene encoding E3 ubiquitin-protein ligase RING1-like yields the protein MATAEATERIYFYFCHQCNHNVAISRTPNTDPLCPSCRDGFLEEIDVPRPNPNRDPVDPLAPSNARTVTGVHYGPRGPTRVIMEAPEFDRGYHVGNSRAGGVNFQFVFQNHPSGGEGLPSNLVDFLMGQGLEELIQELAENESDRYGTPPASRTAVEGLPDVVVDDKVLGSDLAQCAVCQDDFEKDMVLKQMPCKHVYHSECLLPWLELHNSCPVCRYELPTDDPDYENRTRGVAASGGENNSSGNVRFESSGSGTNTGDDEEGRHLRGFVERTFSIMFGPSSSRTDNSGDSGGDSGSGGPQNMDTN from the coding sequence ATGGCCACCGCCGAAGCAACTGAGCGAATTTATTTCTATTTCTGCCACCAGTGCAACCACAACGTGGCCATCTCTCGCACGCCCAACACTGATCCTCTCTGCCCCAGTTGTCGCGATGGGTTTCTTGAGGAAATTGATGTCCCGAGGCCGAACCCTAATCGTGACCCGGTTGACCCGTTGGCCCCATCAAATGCTAGGACGGTTACCGGGGTTCATTATGGGCCGAGGGGGCCGACCCGGGTTATCATGGAGGCACCCGAGTTTGACCGGGGTTATCATGTGGGGAATTCGAGGGCTGGTGGGGTCAACTTTCAGTTTGTGTTTCAGAATCATCCTTCTGGTGGTGAGGGTTTACCTTCCAATTTAGTGGATTTTTTAATGGGACAAGGGCTTGAGGAATTGATTCAGGAGCTGGCTGAAAATGAATCGGATCGATACGGGACCCCACCTGCTTCGAGAACTGCTGTGGAGGGGCTTCCTGATGTTGTGGTTGATGATAAGGTGTTGGGGTCTGATTTGGCACAGTGTGCTGTCTGTCAAGATGATTTCGAGAAGGATATGGTTCTTAAGCAGATGCCTTGTAAGCATGTGTACCATTCTGAGTGCTTGTTGCCCTGGTTGGAATTGCATAATTCTTGCCCTGTTTGTAGGTATGAGTTGCCTACTGATGATCCTGATTACGAGAATCGGACTAGGGGTGTTGCTGCTTCCGGAGGTGAGAATAATTCAAGTGGTAAtgtgagatttgagtcttccggGTCTGGGACTAATACTGGGGATGATGAGGAAGGTAGACACCTTAGGGGTTTCGTGGAGAGGACTTTTAGTATCATGTTCGGGCCTAGCAGTTCAAGGACTGATAACAGTGGCGACAGTGGCGGGGATTCAGGTTCTGGCGGTCCTCAGAACATGGACACAAATTAG
- the LOC108200551 gene encoding E3 ubiquitin-protein ligase RING1, with translation MASAEATQQFYFCHQCDLNVAIYLRPNTDPLCPNCRDGFLEEIDDPMRNPNPDPVDPLAHFLSTFPIFFGDSRHPFGNRETPSNARRVTGVRYGPRGPSRVNMEGPEFDPFAFFQDYVGNLRAGGANIQFVFENNPSGGEGLPANLGDYFLGQGLEQLIQQLAENDPNRYGTPPASRTAVEGLPDVVVDDKLLGSDLAQCAVCQDDFEKDMVVKQMPCKHVYHSECLLPWLELHNSCPVCRYELPTDDPDYENRVRGTAASGGENDSSGNVRVGSSGSGTDTGDDEEGGNLRSFVERTFSIMFRPRSSRTDNSGGDSGSGGPRNNDTN, from the coding sequence ATGGCCTCCGCCGAAGCAACTCAGCAATTTTATTTCTGCCACCAGTGCGACCTCAACGTGGCCATCTATCTCAGGCCCAACACTGATCCTCTCTGCCCCAATTGTCGTGATGGGTTTCTTGAGGAAATCGATGACCCGATGCGGAACCCTAATCCTGACCCGGTTGACCCGTTGGCCCATTTTCTCTCAACTTTTCCCATCTTTTTTGGTGATTCTCGACACCCTTTTGGAAATCGTGAGACCCCATCGAATGCTAGGAGGGTTACCGGGGTTCGTTATGGGCCGAGGGGGCCGAGCCGGGTCAACATGGAGGGACCCGAGTTTGACCCGTTTGCGTTTTTTCAGGACTATGTGGGGAATTTGAGGGCTGGTGGGGCAAACATTCAGTTTGTGTTTGAGAATAATCCTTCTGGTGGTGAGGGTTTGCCTGCAAATTTGGGCGATTATTTTCTGGGACAAGGGCTGGAGCAGTTAATTCAGCAGCTGGCTGAGAATGACCCGAATCGATACGGGACCCCGCCTGCTTCCAGAACTGCTGTGGAGGGGCTTCCTGATGTTGTGGTTGATGACAAGTTGTTGGGCTCTGATTTGGCACAGTGTGCTGTGTGTCAAGATGATTTCGAGAAGGATATGGTTGTTAAGCAGATGCCGTGTAAGCACGTGTATCATTCTGAGTGTTTGTTGCCCTGGTTGGAATTGCATAATTCTTGCCCTGTTTGTAGGTATGAGTTGCCTACTGATGATCCTGATTACGAGAATCGTGTTAGAGGTACCGCTGCTTCCGGAGGTGAGAATGATTCAAGCGGTAATGTGAGGGTTGGGTCTTCCGGGTCGGGGACTGACACCGGGGATGATGAGGAAGGTGGAAACCTTAGGAGTTTCGTGGAGAGGACTTTCAGTATCATGTTCAGGCCTCGCAGTTCCAGGACTGATAACAGTGGTGGGGATTCAGGTTCTGGAGGTCCTCGGAACAATGACACAAATTAG